Genomic segment of Panicum virgatum strain AP13 chromosome 9N, P.virgatum_v5, whole genome shotgun sequence:
CCTTGGGAAAAGGCCCGGAACTCTTGGTCGGCGTAGAGAGCTCGAGTGGTACAGTTCCCAAGGAATTGGGACTCGATGGCGAGCCAGATCGCACGAGCGGAGCCGCCGCGCTCGGAGACAGAGTCGGCGAGATCGTCGGAGATGGCGCCGAGCAGCCAGGTGCGGACGACACAATTCATCCGCACCCAGGAAGGAGAAGCAGGGGCGACGGCATCGGAGACAACATGGCGTTCCAGCGAGTACTTTCCGAGGACGTCAAGGAAGGACTCCTTCCAGCGGGCGTAGAAGGTGGAGTTGACATCCAGGAGCAGCGGGACGAGAGTCCGGATGTTCTGGACAGAGACAGCTTGCGCATGGAGAttgaggaggacggcggcctcCTGTTGGAGAAGAGCAGCCTGGAGGTCGATGTCGTCTTCACCATGGTGGAAGGCGTCGGCGTCATCTTCCTTggagggcgcggccgcggcacgTTCGGCAGCAGCGCGCTCCTGCGCGGCACGGAGAcgagcggtggcggcgtcgagATCGGCCTGAGCGGAGGCGGCCTCCCGCTCAGCTTCCTCGGCGCGGGCCAGAGCAGCAGCTCGGGCTGCCTCGGCTACGCGTGCTTCCTCGTCGCGTGCAGTGTCAGCGTCGGCAGCAGGTTTGGCGGCGTCATCGTCGCCAAAAGTCATGGCGCTAGGCCGGGCGGGCGCGCAAAGTGCAGCGCCGGCGGGCAGCGCAGAGGCGCGCTAGGAGCAGCGCCGATGAGGTGGGGCGCGCGTACAGCGGCGCCAGCAACGGAAGGAGAAAACCTagtctcgtgataccatgaaagAGATGTAATTTGTGTGGAATAATTGCTTGATTAATTGGGAGATACACATGTAAGAGATGTAATTTGTGTGGAATAATTGCTTGATTAATTGGGAGATACACATGTTACATATATAGGGTTAAGAATAGCTTGGGGCTAAAGGAAACTCCGAAACCAAATCTACTCAGGACTCTAACTAACCATATCTCCCTAACCAAACAAAGGGCCGGCCGGCTTACATGCCTAGCACAGGACCCACACACAAGTATATACAGAATCTGTCTAACAGAAGGTGTGAAGATGAGCAACAGTTTCTGGGGAGAGAAACTAAGAAACAGCTGTACCCTGTGAAGATGAGCAATAATTTCAGGGAAAGAAGCTATGAAACAACAGCGCACAGCTAGCACAAGGAGTGGCAGATGCCACTTATTCCAATTTCCAGAACATTACAGTTCAGTAGTATACATGCTCCCAACAGGAAAAGATCAACTAATCATGAACATTCTTTACATGTGTCGATCATCGAGtcacaagggggggggggggggggaccctTCTATTTCCAATCAAGCATATCCAAAAGCCATAGGATTTCAGTTTCTGACTTTGCTGCGTCACAGAAATCGAGCTCAATACCAAATACCTCAATGACGTTTGCTCCTTTGTACAGGAAAAGCAAGGACATCCATGCCCGGATGTCTGATATGAATGGGTTTCTGGGTGAAAACCTGAGATATTCATAAGCCAGTGCACGAGCAGCATTACTATCAATGTAATCAAAGGTCGACTTGTTAATGATGCAAGCCATCTTATTGGAATCCTTGCGGTGGACAAGAACAGATACAGTAATGGCTGGCCCCATAGGGACTGATAGCTTGGGTTCAACTTCCAACATCAGGATGCAGTCTACAGACTTCAAATGTGCTGCAAGTATATCTGGAATGCCACCAGGTGCGCACTGTAGGCCTGCTCGAAGGGTGCAACCTGAAATTGCTTGAGAAAAAATGATGGATCCTTCAAGCCACATATCAATATAAAAAACAAGATCCTCAAATGTGAGCTTTGGTACAGGAAGGTTATGCATCTTCTGTGGCTGGGAGAAG
This window contains:
- the LOC120691243 gene encoding F-box protein At5g39250-like isoform X2; this translates as MDNEFHDEVLKSVFPLLDGKDLVFCMLVCRQWREIAKDDYFWKCICSRKWPSICKQPPSDANYQRLYLTFSQPQKMHNLPVPKLTFEDLVFYIDMWLEGSIIFSQAISGCTLRAGLQCAPGGIPDILAAHLKSVDCILMLEVEPKLSVPMGPAITVSVLVHRKDSNKMACIINKSTFDYIDSNAARALAYEYLRFSPRNPFISDIRAWMSLLFLYKGANVIEVFGIELDFCDAAKSETEILWLLDMLDWK
- the LOC120691243 gene encoding F-box protein At5g39250-like isoform X1; translated protein: MFMQEIAKAWIFCIHTESSNPASWRCQGYSISFNSWIGMDNEFHDEVLKSVFPLLDGKDLVFCMLVCRQWREIAKDDYFWKCICSRKWPSICKQPPSDANYQRLYLTFSQPQKMHNLPVPKLTFEDLVFYIDMWLEGSIIFSQAISGCTLRAGLQCAPGGIPDILAAHLKSVDCILMLEVEPKLSVPMGPAITVSVLVHRKDSNKMACIINKSTFDYIDSNAARALAYEYLRFSPRNPFISDIRAWMSLLFLYKGANVIEVFGIELDFCDAAKSETEILWLLDMLDWK
- the LOC120689169 gene encoding uncharacterized protein LOC120689169, which codes for MTFGDDDAAKPAADADTARDEEARVAEAARAAALARAEEAEREAASAQADLDAATARLRAAQERAAAERAAAAPSKEDDADAFHHGEDDIDLQAALLQQEAAVLLNLHAQAVSVQNIRTLVPLLLDVNSTFYARWKESFLDVLGKYSLERHVVSDAVAPASPSWVRMNCVVRTWLLGAISDDLADSVSERGGSARAIWLAIESQFLGNCTTRALYADQEFRAFSQGDLSVIDYCRRFKRMTEDLRDLGQPISEETLVLNIIRGLNERFSALGLHLRRSTPLPSFL